The nucleotide sequence AGGACCTCTATGACTATTATGCACCACTCATTGGCAGTTTAAAACAGGAACTATTCAAGGTTGCGGCAGTGGACGGAAAGAATGCGTTGATAAAAGATACCACAATCTCCAAAGGCATACTTGATGCGAGTCTAACCCATCCGAGAGAAGTCTTTAAATTTGCGATTATTGAAAATGCCAGCGGATTATTTTTAATACACAATCACCCGAGCGGTGTTCTAAAACCTTCTGAAGACGATTTAAAGATTACGGAAAGAATAAAAAATGCTGGTGATATAATCGGGATAAGAATCATTGACCACATCATTATTGCAGAAGAAGGTTATTACTCTTTTTCTGAACATAATCTCTTGTAGAAATAAATAATTATCTTACCAATTTTGTATTTTCTATTCTTTCATATCCTTCAGTATCCAACCGCACAAAATAGACACTCAACGAATCTGTTTTTCGTTATGCGGTTTTGCTGCCCGTTTTTCAGTTCGCTGTTCGGGCACTTCAACGAAGGAACGGGTTGGGGGTCAAATCTCTGCATTCTACATTCATTTCGCACCTTCGCTTCTACTTCAGTATAACGTTTGCGCAAATTCTTATCCCTATCCATCCGCTCCCGCAACCGCCGCAATAAATACACCGCACCATAATATTAAAAAACAGCATCAGGAAATTGAATCCTTAATGCCCGCGCCATAATGTTATACTATTCAAAAAAACATTTCTTGTCAAAAGGATAATGTAGAATGTAGAGATTTGACCCCATTTCCCACATTTCAGTGACGAAAATGGGTATTTCACAATTACTTTGAAAGAGTAACTTGCCTAACATTTGTATGAAAACAATGGCAAAACAGACACCCAATAGGCTTATCTTCTTGTTCATTTTATACCTCATTTTACATTAAACCCTATTACTGCAGCTATAGGGGGGCAACACAAAGGATACTTATTGCTATGGTACCCCTTGTGGAAAGGGACGACGTTTTTAAGCCGTAAACCAATAAATTTCCAATTAATGAACCAACCCCTGCTCCTACTGATGGTTTTAGCCAAGAACCTTTTTGCCTTAATATTTTTCCAGCTGTCCAAGTACAGGTTCCTGTAAACAGTGCATTACACAGTGTATAATAAATCCACCAATTTAATGAAGGGTCATCGATTGCGTCGCCTACCCCTACTTGGAACAACCGATAAAAACTCGGAAAAGTCCCAATGAGACCGCCTGCAAATTCCAACCCATATATCCCTGTCTGTTTCCAGAAAGAATTTTTTGGCTGGAGACTTTCACCTTCAACCTGCACCATTAGCATTGTATTGAATTGTGCCGGATTTCGATAAAATGAAATTTTTCGTATCATTGGATTTCCGGATTCACAATATTGCTTCATCCTCAAATTGGATGAAATTGGCTGAGGAAGTTTCTGAGACATCCCGGGTTCAATAAACTGCCCAAAACACAATCCAGCGATGAATAAGAGGCACCCCAATTTCACCCTCATCCCTGCCCCCGTATCAAGTACGGGGCAGGCTCTCTCCCATTGAGGGCGAGGGAGTGAAAAGAATATCTTACCCATTTTTACCCCCTTGTTAGTCAAATCCCAAATTCCAAGCACCAAATTCCAAACAATACTCAAACCCCAATTTCCTAATTCAATTGATTTGTTAACAAATTGTTTCATCACTTTTTCGCTTCCTGCAAGTCCTGAAGGGACGATACTGCACCACTCCGTCTGGTCTTTCTCGTTTTTCTGGTTTATCTGTTCCCCTTCTTTACCCCTATTCACCCTTATTTCCCCTTTTTCACCCTTGTTGCTCGTTTCACGATTCACGGTAAACGTTTCACGAACTATTCACTTCTTCACCCCTATTTTCCCTTCTTCACCCTTCTCATTTCGCCGTCTTTAACCTTTTATCGCCATCTTAAGCCTTTTCTACTATACATTATACTAAAAAAAGCATTCGTCAAGGAGTAAATGCACTCAGTCCTCTCCACTGCTATAAAAGGTTTGTCAATTAATTAAATTCTTCCTTTACATCCTCCTTTCTTCAGATTATAATTTCTTGGTCCGAATCATACCTAACGGTTAAACCAGACTGCTATACGGTCATATAAGACCAAGGTATCTATTCGGAGTGGCTGGGCTGCCTAATCTTTCTATTAATCATTCAGTGATTAAGTGGAGAGAGAGGCTTACCCAGCCATTCTATTTCTCACCCGACAAGTAGCATAATCAATCTGCTCACGCAACATATAATAAACAATGTTGGTGCGAGATACCGTAAGATTTAAAAACATTTATCCGCAGGCTAAAGCCTGCGCCTACCATTTTACCGGTTACCACCTCAGGTCGGCATTTTTTATTTAAGCAAGGCTAAAGCCTTGTCCTACAAAAGTACCTAGC is from candidate division WOR-3 bacterium and encodes:
- a CDS encoding JAB domain-containing protein, yielding DLYDYYAPLIGSLKQELFKVAAVDGKNALIKDTTISKGILDASLTHPREVFKFAIIENASGLFLIHNHPSGVLKPSEDDLKITERIKNAGDIIGIRIIDHIIIAEEGYYSFSEHNLL